CGGCCAGGTCCTCGGGTTTGTCAGAGGGTATGTACCCTTCATTGGATGGGTTGTTATTGCCGTGCAAGAATTAAGTCGCCTTCCAGAGCTTGCTACCATGTTATTTCGGGGTATTGGCTCCTGACTCGTTTGTGTATCTATTATCTAAGAAAGTCTTATACGTACATATAAACTCATCCTTCCCGGTTCAATAGATAGTGGTAGGTCTTGGGATATATCCACATTGGAACTACACAGAAAAAGAATACAAACACCCACACCATACCTGAAACCCGGCAAAACAGTGGCGACAAGGTCCGTCTGAAGATGCTCTGTTCCTTCATTCTTATCTTAGACACCAGCGTCTCCCCCGCAGCAGCGAGGAAACACATCTCAAAGAACAGAATATCCCTACACAGCGCCGCATCCCCCAACGCCCACCCAACCAACGCGTGCGAGAGCCCGGAGATCGTGAATACAAGCAGCGCGGTTAGCCCCTTCCGCCAGCGCGAGCCTGGCTGCACCATCTGCCTCGAGGCAAGCCGCGCATAAAACACGTACGTCGGAATCGTCAATCTATGCCAGAACCGGCCCCAAAACCGTCTTATGGTATACGCTTCCAACAGGCTCCCAAAGAGGGACGGCCACTCGCCCGGAGAGTCGAAGCGCAGAATGCCCACAAAGACGACGGCTAACAGCGAATGATAGAATTCGAGAAAAAAGTACGCTCGCCAGATCCACTGCACGGAAATGATGGCGCGGACTCGCATTTGGTGGAGCGATAGCCGGTGGAACAAGACGGTTTCCATTTCAGGTGCGAAGTCGCTGATAGTAACTGGCGAGAGGGCATATACGAGGACCTTCTGGAAGATGAAGTACTCGAATGCCCACAGCGCCGCTGCCTTGATTAACTGGCCGAGGCAGAAAAGGGCTCGAGACTTGGAGGGAGTGTTGGGAGTCTTTCCTTCATGCTGTAATTGTAATGGTAGTTGTCGAGGATTGTTCCATACCCGATAACAGTCGATGAAGCTGGCATGGGCATCGTTCAGCTCCGGAGTAACAGTATGCTGATCAAAAACAAGCGTCTTTGGCGCGTAGAGCAGATAGAACACCACCAGACTTGCAAAAACGCTATCGGCCCCAGTCATCAAAGCCAGCCTGTGGGATGAGGTCAA
This genomic interval from Aspergillus puulaauensis MK2 DNA, chromosome 7, nearly complete sequence contains the following:
- a CDS encoding wax synthase family protein (COG:S;~EggNog:ENOG410PSQ5;~InterPro:IPR032805;~PFAM:PF13813;~TransMembrane:8 (o6-23i30-46o52-71i190-213o241-258i270-289o301-318i339-358o)) codes for the protein MELSSLSPLFYFLIASLLTITGLKRRRQTRVLLLGPIWLFSLMALTSSHRLALMTGADSVFASLVVFYLLYAPKTLVFDQHTVTPELNDAHASFIDCYRVWNNPRQLPLQLQHEGKTPNTPSKSRALFCLGQLIKAAALWAFEYFIFQKVLVYALSPVTISDFAPEMETVLFHRLSLHQMRVRAIISVQWIWRAYFFLEFYHSLLAVVFVGILRFDSPGEWPSLFGSLLEAYTIRRFWGRFWHRLTIPTYVFYARLASRQMVQPGSRWRKGLTALLVFTISGLSHALVGWALGDAALCRDILFFEMCFLAAAGETLVSKIRMKEQSIFRRTLSPLFCRVSGMVWVFVFFFCVVPMWIYPKTYHYLLNREG